In Marisediminicola antarctica, one DNA window encodes the following:
- a CDS encoding FadR/GntR family transcriptional regulator, with the protein MPASTTTPSRRGQPSRLQSAVFQPIGDAGRAALVERRIAEAITGGVLAPGTKLPAESELAKLFGVAPVTARESLQSLRDRRLVVTRRGRNGGSFVVETANAAEFGTQALRDMSRVALRDLAAHYLAVTGACVALAAQRADPSEIMHIRGRLDRFTGNDPLVWRRLADDAHLEISALSQSARLTREQMRLQAEFSPFLALVDASETDRDRSRSQLLALLDAVSEADSAAATSLVRESITEAVDRLIDRQAELAGS; encoded by the coding sequence GTGCCCGCATCCACGACGACGCCCTCGCGACGGGGTCAGCCCTCCCGCCTGCAGAGTGCCGTGTTCCAGCCCATCGGCGACGCCGGACGGGCTGCGCTGGTGGAGCGCCGCATCGCCGAGGCGATCACCGGGGGAGTGCTCGCCCCCGGCACAAAGCTCCCGGCCGAGTCCGAGTTGGCCAAGCTGTTCGGCGTGGCGCCGGTGACCGCTCGGGAGTCACTGCAGTCCCTGCGCGATCGTCGGCTCGTTGTCACCCGCCGCGGGCGCAATGGCGGGAGTTTCGTCGTCGAAACGGCCAACGCGGCCGAATTCGGCACGCAAGCGCTGCGCGATATGTCGCGGGTTGCCCTCCGCGACCTCGCCGCGCACTACCTGGCGGTCACGGGCGCCTGCGTTGCGCTGGCCGCGCAGCGGGCCGACCCGAGCGAGATCATGCACATCCGCGGCCGCCTCGATCGCTTCACCGGCAACGACCCGCTCGTGTGGCGTCGGCTGGCCGACGACGCACACCTCGAGATCTCCGCGCTCAGTCAGTCGGCCAGGCTCACCCGTGAGCAGATGCGCCTTCAGGCGGAGTTCTCGCCGTTCCTCGCACTCGTCGATGCGTCAGAGACCGATCGCGATCGCAGCCGCAGCCAGCTGCTCGCCCTGCTCGACGCGGTCTCCGAGGCAGACTCGGCTGCTGCGACCAGCCTGGTCCGGGAATCGATCACGGAAGCCGTCGACCGGCTGATCGACCGCCAGGCGGAGCTGGCCGGATCATGA
- a CDS encoding extracellular solute-binding protein yields MKKKYMLLPAMAAAATLVLVGCSSAGDTEAGGLSIEVPDVPMVEELGEAEGEVNIVAWSGFVEPAWSDQFTEDTGCVVNRRVAGTSDEMVTLMRTGDYDLVSASGDASLRLIAGGDVAPINIDLIPNFGDDIVEGMKGQIYDTINGKSYGIPIGRGANILQYNSEVVTETPTSWDVVWEEDSPYAGEITAYDAPIYIADAAVYLMTHEPDLGITNPYALDQEQLDAAIELLKTQNGIVSEYWADPVAQITSYAGGTSVVGTSWEILRKLTEDEKFKSVLPEEGSTGWSDAWMISAESKNPNCGYLWMDYTSSAEVNGAIAMGFGMAPANAAFCETSDEAAAHCEYFHATDEEYFKNVWFWTTPIEQCIDGRTDVTCTNFQQWTDAWLTVKG; encoded by the coding sequence ATGAAGAAGAAGTACATGCTGCTTCCCGCCATGGCGGCAGCGGCAACGCTCGTGCTCGTCGGCTGTAGCAGCGCGGGCGACACGGAAGCCGGCGGCCTCAGCATCGAGGTCCCCGACGTGCCGATGGTCGAGGAGCTCGGTGAGGCCGAGGGCGAGGTGAACATCGTCGCGTGGAGCGGGTTCGTCGAGCCGGCGTGGTCCGACCAGTTCACCGAAGATACCGGATGCGTCGTCAACCGTCGTGTCGCTGGCACCAGCGACGAGATGGTCACGCTCATGCGCACCGGAGACTACGACCTCGTCTCCGCCTCCGGCGATGCGAGCCTGCGCCTGATCGCCGGCGGCGACGTCGCGCCGATCAACATCGACCTGATCCCCAACTTCGGCGACGACATCGTCGAGGGCATGAAGGGCCAGATCTACGACACGATCAACGGCAAGAGCTACGGCATTCCGATCGGCCGCGGTGCGAACATCCTGCAGTACAACAGCGAGGTCGTCACGGAGACGCCCACCAGCTGGGATGTCGTGTGGGAGGAAGACAGCCCCTACGCCGGAGAGATCACCGCCTATGACGCCCCGATCTACATCGCCGATGCCGCCGTCTACCTGATGACGCACGAGCCCGACCTGGGCATCACCAACCCGTACGCGCTCGACCAGGAGCAGCTTGACGCCGCCATCGAGCTGCTCAAGACGCAGAACGGCATTGTCAGCGAGTACTGGGCCGACCCGGTCGCCCAGATCACCTCCTATGCCGGAGGAACGTCTGTCGTCGGCACCTCATGGGAGATCCTGCGCAAGCTGACCGAGGATGAGAAGTTCAAGAGTGTGCTGCCCGAAGAGGGTTCCACCGGATGGTCGGATGCCTGGATGATCTCGGCCGAGTCGAAGAACCCGAACTGCGGCTACCTGTGGATGGACTACACCAGCTCCGCCGAGGTCAACGGCGCGATCGCGATGGGCTTCGGCATGGCTCCGGCCAACGCCGCCTTCTGCGAGACCAGCGACGAGGCGGCAGCGCACTGCGAGTACTTCCACGCCACCGATGAGGAGTACTTCAAGAACGTGTGGTTCTGGACCACGCCGATCGAGCAGTGCATCGACGGCCGCACCGACGTCACGTGCACCAATTTCCAGCAGTGGACGGATGCCTGGCTCACCGTCAAGGGCTAG
- a CDS encoding type IV secretory system conjugative DNA transfer family protein gives MGGTGIALSDPMMGRHVLFLGGIGTGKTVGMSALIASIRQALTPEDIVVFFDTKGDYYESFFRPGDAVIAATTAEEFQGQVSWNLFEEFREVAHGRAVEDEILEVCNGLFSSLIDNAGDNAYFANAARDVFVALVTAMYRQSAARSNQDVRMIVGGMTHAEMHELLDHPDNGDLRGAKNYIAKEGGNSTMATMAFMQQVIQESFRSSFGQPGDFSIRRFVREKGAKALFLEYDIAAGTMLAPVYKTMIDVAMKESMARSRTAGRVFFVLDEFALLPELTHLSNGLNFGRSLGLRFVVGTQNIKQVQAMYGDQMAASVLSSFGTVFAFRLYDGSSREFVRDRFGKNKKITRFESSVRTKGMNESTSPGYVVEDWDLSSLPVGTCIAAIPDHAPVNFTFRYEP, from the coding sequence GTGGGCGGCACCGGCATCGCGCTGAGTGATCCGATGATGGGCCGTCACGTCCTCTTTCTCGGTGGAATCGGTACTGGCAAGACCGTCGGGATGTCTGCACTGATCGCCTCCATCCGCCAAGCTCTCACCCCGGAAGACATCGTGGTCTTTTTTGACACCAAGGGCGATTATTACGAGTCCTTTTTCCGACCAGGGGATGCGGTGATCGCGGCGACCACGGCCGAGGAATTCCAAGGCCAGGTGTCGTGGAACCTGTTTGAGGAGTTCCGCGAGGTGGCGCATGGTCGTGCTGTCGAAGATGAGATCCTCGAAGTTTGTAACGGCCTGTTCTCCTCCCTTATCGACAACGCCGGCGACAACGCCTACTTCGCCAATGCGGCGAGGGACGTGTTCGTGGCCCTGGTCACGGCTATGTACCGTCAATCAGCTGCACGGTCCAATCAGGATGTTCGGATGATTGTGGGAGGGATGACTCACGCCGAGATGCACGAGCTGCTCGATCATCCGGACAACGGCGATCTCCGTGGGGCAAAGAACTACATCGCCAAAGAGGGCGGTAATTCGACCATGGCCACAATGGCGTTTATGCAGCAGGTGATCCAGGAGTCCTTCCGCTCGTCGTTCGGCCAGCCGGGGGACTTCTCGATTCGCCGTTTCGTTCGCGAAAAGGGTGCGAAGGCGCTGTTCCTCGAGTACGATATCGCCGCCGGAACGATGTTGGCGCCGGTGTACAAGACGATGATCGACGTCGCTATGAAGGAGTCGATGGCGCGCTCGCGGACCGCTGGCCGGGTGTTTTTCGTGCTCGACGAATTCGCCCTTCTGCCCGAGCTGACCCATCTGTCCAACGGTTTGAACTTCGGGCGTTCGCTCGGCCTCAGATTTGTCGTCGGAACCCAGAACATCAAGCAGGTACAGGCGATGTACGGAGACCAAATGGCCGCATCCGTGCTGTCATCCTTCGGCACAGTGTTCGCATTTCGCTTGTACGACGGAAGTTCGCGGGAGTTCGTACGAGACCGATTCGGTAAGAACAAGAAGATCACGCGGTTTGAATCCAGCGTGCGAACCAAGGGTATGAACGAGAGCACGTCCCCGGGCTACGTCGTCGAAGACTGGGACCTGTCCAGCCTGCCGGTGGGCACCTGCATCGCGGCCATCCCAGACCACGCGCCGGTCAACTTTACGTTTCGATACGAACCGTAG
- a CDS encoding heavy metal-responsive transcriptional regulator, whose protein sequence is MRIGDLALVAGVNAQTIRFYERRGLLPSAAREANGYRQYDEATVSRLRFIRASQGAGLSLTDIGGIISLRDAGAVPCGHVATLLAGKLEDVRDRQRELARLESELQHLIEVSQNLDPADCSAGTVCQIIPQPQP, encoded by the coding sequence ATGCGAATTGGAGATCTTGCCCTTGTCGCCGGGGTGAACGCGCAAACCATCAGATTCTATGAACGCCGGGGACTCCTGCCTTCCGCAGCACGTGAAGCGAACGGTTACCGCCAGTACGACGAGGCCACTGTCTCTCGTCTACGGTTCATCCGGGCATCACAGGGTGCCGGGCTGTCGCTGACCGACATCGGCGGCATCATTTCGCTCCGTGACGCCGGCGCTGTGCCATGCGGGCATGTCGCGACACTCCTCGCCGGGAAGCTCGAAGATGTGCGTGACCGGCAACGAGAACTCGCTCGCCTCGAATCAGAGCTGCAGCACCTCATTGAGGTCAGCCAGAACCTCGACCCAGCCGACTGCTCAGCAGGGACTGTGTGTCAGATCATCCCGCAACCCCAGCCATAG
- a CDS encoding ABC transporter ATP-binding protein: MTQSGRALAPAASAAPPATKGVSLHSLTKAFGDVVAVAELNLEVHSGEFFSMLGPSGSGKTTVLRMIAGFEDATSGTIELDGVDVTRMAPFDRNVNTVFQDYALFPHLTIAENVGYGLRVRKMAKSETAERVERALQQVRLADTADRLPHQLSGGQRQRIALARALILQPSVLLLDEPLGALDKQLREEMQVELKQIQREVGITFIFVTHDQEEALTLSDRIAVFNNGRIEQVGTPNEVYEFPQTAFVAGFLGISNLIAPAHASIITGIDKLISVRPERVRLADATSAVAADETSVLGTVYETVYTGPATRYIVETASGLRLTAERHNDHHPTAAAAFRRGEAVRAIWKTDHVSIVP; the protein is encoded by the coding sequence ATGACACAGTCTGGCCGCGCACTAGCGCCAGCAGCATCAGCCGCTCCCCCCGCCACAAAGGGCGTCAGCCTGCACTCCCTCACCAAGGCGTTCGGGGATGTCGTCGCCGTCGCGGAGCTCAACCTGGAAGTTCACTCCGGGGAGTTCTTCTCCATGCTCGGTCCCTCCGGGTCGGGCAAGACCACGGTGCTGCGCATGATCGCCGGCTTCGAAGACGCCACGAGCGGCACCATCGAACTCGACGGCGTCGATGTCACCCGCATGGCCCCATTCGACCGCAACGTCAACACGGTCTTCCAGGATTACGCACTGTTCCCGCATCTGACGATCGCTGAAAACGTCGGCTATGGCTTGCGGGTCCGCAAGATGGCTAAGTCCGAAACGGCGGAACGGGTCGAACGGGCACTGCAGCAGGTGCGCCTCGCCGACACCGCAGACCGACTGCCCCACCAACTCTCCGGCGGGCAGCGGCAACGTATCGCCCTGGCCCGCGCGCTCATCCTGCAGCCCAGCGTGCTGCTTCTCGACGAGCCGCTCGGGGCGCTCGATAAGCAGCTTCGCGAAGAGATGCAGGTTGAGCTCAAGCAGATTCAGCGCGAGGTCGGCATCACCTTCATCTTCGTCACCCACGACCAAGAGGAGGCCCTCACCCTCAGTGACCGCATCGCCGTGTTCAACAACGGCCGCATTGAACAGGTCGGCACACCCAATGAGGTCTACGAGTTTCCCCAGACCGCGTTCGTGGCGGGATTCCTGGGGATCTCGAACCTCATCGCTCCCGCCCACGCCAGCATCATCACCGGAATCGACAAGCTCATCAGCGTGCGCCCGGAACGGGTTCGGCTCGCAGATGCGACATCCGCCGTCGCCGCCGACGAGACCTCCGTGCTCGGCACCGTCTACGAAACGGTCTACACCGGCCCCGCGACGCGGTACATCGTCGAGACCGCGTCCGGCCTGCGCCTCACCGCAGAACGCCACAACGACCACCACCCCACAGCCGCGGCGGCCTTCCGCCGCGGAGAAGCTGTGCGGGCCATCTGGAAGACCGACCACGTGTCGATCGTCCCCTGA
- a CDS encoding ABC transporter permease, which yields MTSTVPRVTTAEPGRVAAAGSKPISTRLHRSPRLRLLGLLALPMTWLVGVYIFSLVMLLITAFWRTDPFTSKVVPGFTLDNFIRLVENPAYLSTSLRTLSIALLVTLLSVVFSIPLGIFMAKVASPWLRAFLAVAITLPLWAGYLVKILAMRITFTENGFFNSALEPLGISGPGFSYTTVVLTLTYLWFPYMALPVYTAVRQIPANLFDASADLGARSWTTIRTVVIPLLKPAVIAGSIFTFSLSLGDYLAAKFVGGSTQMIGSIIASNINLNPPIAAAFSVVPIVFVLVYLFAVRKTGALDRM from the coding sequence GTGACCAGCACAGTGCCCCGCGTCACGACGGCCGAGCCGGGCCGCGTCGCGGCCGCCGGCAGCAAGCCCATCTCGACACGGCTTCACCGCAGCCCGCGGCTGCGCCTGCTCGGGCTGCTGGCCCTCCCGATGACGTGGCTCGTCGGCGTCTACATTTTCTCGCTCGTGATGCTCCTGATCACCGCGTTCTGGCGCACCGACCCGTTCACCTCCAAGGTCGTTCCGGGATTCACCCTCGACAATTTCATCAGGCTGGTGGAGAACCCCGCCTACCTCTCCACCTCGCTGCGAACACTGTCCATCGCGCTGCTGGTGACGCTACTCAGCGTCGTATTCTCCATCCCGCTGGGCATCTTCATGGCGAAGGTGGCGTCACCGTGGCTGCGCGCCTTCCTGGCCGTCGCGATCACCCTGCCCCTCTGGGCCGGATACCTGGTGAAGATCCTCGCGATGCGCATCACGTTCACTGAGAACGGCTTCTTTAACTCGGCCCTCGAACCCCTCGGCATCAGCGGTCCGGGATTCAGCTACACGACCGTGGTGCTCACCCTCACCTACCTGTGGTTCCCCTACATGGCGCTGCCGGTCTACACCGCTGTGCGCCAAATCCCGGCCAACCTCTTCGACGCGTCGGCCGACCTCGGGGCCCGCAGCTGGACCACTATCCGCACCGTCGTCATCCCCCTGCTCAAGCCCGCCGTTATCGCCGGCTCGATATTCACCTTCTCGCTCAGCCTCGGCGACTACCTCGCCGCGAAGTTCGTGGGCGGGTCCACCCAGATGATCGGCAGCATCATCGCCTCGAACATCAACCTCAACCCGCCCATCGCGGCCGCCTTCTCGGTCGTACCCATCGTTTTCGTGCTGGTCTACCTGTTCGCCGTTCGCAAGACCGGCGCACTCGACCGGATGTAG
- a CDS encoding thioredoxin family protein has product MEEITLQYFDGCPNWTIAAERLASIAQTHPDMTVTHQLVETPEDAGAIGFRGSPSILVNGTDVFPDPSAPVGLACRIYVTPDGFAGAPTLEQLQAAIRAS; this is encoded by the coding sequence ATGGAGGAGATCACGTTGCAGTACTTCGATGGATGCCCGAACTGGACCATTGCCGCGGAGCGGCTGGCCTCGATCGCCCAGACGCACCCCGATATGACGGTGACCCACCAACTGGTGGAGACCCCCGAGGACGCGGGGGCGATCGGTTTCCGCGGATCACCGAGCATCCTCGTCAACGGCACAGACGTGTTCCCGGACCCGTCGGCCCCTGTTGGGCTCGCCTGCCGCATCTACGTCACACCCGACGGCTTCGCCGGTGCGCCAACGCTCGAGCAACTTCAGGCGGCGATCCGCGCGAGCTGA
- a CDS encoding type I restriction enzyme endonuclease domain-containing protein, with product MTENEPAVEGLGEGIVAPIARDLVDVMRRDVRSDWTARVDVRAELRASIS from the coding sequence GTGACCGAGAACGAGCCGGCCGTCGAGGGGCTGGGGGAGGGGATTGTGGCCCCGATCGCCCGCGACCTTGTCGATGTGATGCGGCGCGATGTGCGCAGCGACTGGACCGCGCGTGTTGATGTGCGGGCCGAGCTGCGCGCGTCGATCAGCTGA
- a CDS encoding cache domain-containing protein: MTAEVTTVASRAVSAVDGYFADALDALEAWQLDIARDIAAARRSGPLTTSRLDELVAPYARQTLDTPGISVYGAGFIAALDSLADAASHLAWWQGPQRARLTLANQAINKGNIDYSELEWYRVPMLTGEAHIAGPYVDYLCSDEYTITVAAPVSIDDEFVGVTGLDLLIDTVERDLTPRLATLGSAITIVNSAGRVVVSTNRRLATGESLRGDGYRDAERVPCVRTPLEIVLI, translated from the coding sequence ATGACGGCAGAAGTCACCACGGTCGCGTCCCGCGCGGTCTCGGCCGTCGACGGATACTTCGCCGATGCCCTCGACGCGCTGGAAGCGTGGCAGCTTGACATCGCGCGAGACATCGCCGCGGCCAGGCGCTCCGGGCCGCTCACCACGTCGCGACTCGACGAACTTGTGGCGCCGTACGCGCGGCAGACCCTCGACACCCCCGGCATCTCCGTCTACGGCGCGGGCTTCATCGCTGCTCTCGACTCGCTTGCCGACGCCGCCAGTCATCTTGCCTGGTGGCAGGGGCCCCAGCGTGCCCGACTGACCCTCGCCAACCAGGCGATCAACAAGGGCAACATCGATTACAGCGAACTCGAGTGGTATCGGGTGCCCATGCTCACGGGAGAGGCCCACATCGCGGGGCCCTACGTCGACTACCTGTGCAGCGACGAGTACACGATCACGGTGGCCGCTCCGGTGAGTATCGACGACGAATTCGTCGGCGTCACGGGACTCGACTTGCTCATCGACACCGTCGAGCGCGACCTCACACCCCGACTCGCGACGCTCGGTTCCGCCATCACGATCGTCAACAGCGCCGGCCGCGTCGTGGTGTCGACGAACCGCCGCTTGGCCACCGGGGAGTCGCTGCGCGGTGACGGATACCGGGACGCCGAGCGGGTGCCGTGCGTGCGCACGCCGCTCGAGATTGTGCTCATCTGA
- a CDS encoding dihydrolipoyl dehydrogenase family protein yields the protein MNEDYDLFVIGAGMAGTTAANKCAAQGWRVGIVDALPYGGTCALRGCDPKKILRRGAEVIDAARLMQDKGIAQNGLSIDWAALMRHKRGFTDAVPQGMEDELTGNGVMTFHGSARFTGPNQLEIDGTEHRAKHFLIATGARPRPLSFPGHEHLIDSTDFLNLDALPPRIVFIGGGFISFEFAHIASRAGVDCVIIDHGDRPLREFDPDLVELLIQRTEQTGIRVQLATTTTRVTRTATGLDVTVDQGGKTFTIGADLVVHGAGRVANLDGLNLDAANIASGPRGVTVAGHLQCTTNPAVYAAGDAADTPGKPLTPVAVFEGKVAASNMLKGTTTTPDYTAVPTTVFTIPELNRVGILEHEAGNSGLDIDVRHNDTSGWYSNYRVGETTASAKIIIDKATDRILGAHLLGPGYGELINIFGLAIKLGLTSRQLKSMTATYPSIGADLGSML from the coding sequence GTGAACGAGGACTACGACCTGTTCGTCATCGGCGCAGGGATGGCTGGCACAACGGCAGCGAATAAGTGCGCAGCCCAGGGGTGGCGGGTGGGCATCGTTGACGCGCTCCCTTACGGGGGCACCTGCGCGCTGCGCGGCTGCGATCCGAAAAAGATCCTCCGCCGCGGCGCGGAAGTCATTGACGCCGCTCGCTTGATGCAGGACAAGGGCATCGCCCAGAACGGGCTGTCGATCGATTGGGCGGCGTTGATGCGCCACAAGAGAGGCTTCACCGATGCGGTGCCGCAAGGCATGGAGGACGAACTCACTGGCAATGGGGTGATGACCTTCCACGGAAGCGCCCGGTTCACCGGACCGAACCAGCTCGAGATCGACGGAACAGAACACCGTGCGAAGCATTTCCTGATCGCAACCGGGGCGCGCCCGCGCCCCCTGAGCTTCCCCGGACACGAGCACCTGATCGACAGCACCGACTTCCTGAACCTTGACGCTTTACCGCCGCGGATCGTGTTCATCGGTGGCGGGTTCATCTCCTTCGAGTTCGCGCACATCGCGTCGCGCGCCGGGGTGGACTGCGTGATCATCGACCACGGCGACCGCCCCCTCCGCGAGTTCGACCCCGACCTCGTTGAACTCCTCATTCAACGAACCGAGCAAACCGGAATCCGGGTGCAACTCGCCACCACGACCACCCGTGTCACCCGCACCGCCACCGGACTGGACGTAACGGTGGACCAGGGTGGGAAGACTTTCACAATCGGTGCGGACCTGGTGGTGCACGGCGCTGGCCGCGTCGCGAACCTTGATGGGCTGAACCTCGACGCCGCGAACATCGCATCCGGGCCGCGAGGGGTCACCGTCGCCGGGCATCTGCAATGCACCACGAATCCCGCGGTGTATGCGGCAGGCGACGCCGCCGACACCCCCGGCAAACCTTTGACGCCCGTCGCCGTGTTCGAGGGCAAGGTGGCAGCGTCCAACATGTTGAAAGGCACCACCACGACCCCGGACTACACCGCTGTGCCCACCACCGTGTTCACAATCCCGGAGCTCAACAGGGTTGGCATCCTCGAACATGAAGCCGGTAACAGCGGCCTCGACATCGACGTGCGGCACAACGACACCAGCGGCTGGTACTCCAACTACCGCGTGGGCGAGACAACAGCAAGCGCGAAAATCATCATCGACAAAGCGACCGACCGGATTCTCGGCGCGCACTTGCTCGGACCCGGCTATGGCGAACTGATCAACATCTTCGGCCTCGCCATCAAGCTCGGACTGACCTCCCGGCAGCTGAAATCAATGACCGCGACCTACCCATCCATCGGCGCAGACCTCGGCTCCATGCTCTAG
- a CDS encoding ABC transporter permease, which produces MLRLTRGAKIGLGAIVAVVLTFMYIPLALVVLNSFNAARIASWPVTDFSLNWWVVAFTSEPIRAALLNSVVVGLGATVIALLLGTLTAFALQRYSFFGKQTVNLLVVLPIALPGIVTGVALSNTYNNILEPVGIQIGYFGMIVAHATFCMVMVFNNVLARLRRMSPNLQEASMDLGAGLWQTFRLITFPQFRTAFVAGGLLAFALSFDEVVVTIFTAPPGVDTLPLWIMNQMARPNEASVVNVVATVIILASFIPVYVSQRLSRAEDED; this is translated from the coding sequence TTGCTGAGACTCACCCGCGGAGCCAAGATCGGCCTCGGAGCCATCGTCGCCGTCGTGCTCACGTTCATGTACATCCCGCTCGCTCTGGTCGTGCTCAACTCGTTCAACGCCGCCCGAATCGCGAGCTGGCCGGTGACGGATTTCTCACTCAACTGGTGGGTGGTCGCCTTCACCAGCGAGCCCATCCGTGCCGCCCTTCTCAACTCGGTCGTCGTTGGCCTCGGCGCCACCGTAATAGCACTCCTGCTCGGCACGCTCACCGCGTTCGCACTGCAGCGCTACAGCTTTTTCGGCAAGCAGACAGTCAACCTGCTCGTCGTGCTCCCCATTGCGCTTCCCGGGATCGTCACCGGTGTCGCGCTGAGCAACACGTACAACAACATCCTCGAACCTGTCGGCATCCAGATCGGGTACTTCGGGATGATCGTCGCCCACGCCACCTTTTGCATGGTCATGGTGTTCAACAATGTGCTCGCCCGTCTGAGGCGGATGAGCCCGAACCTGCAGGAGGCCTCGATGGACCTCGGGGCCGGACTCTGGCAGACCTTCAGACTCATCACCTTCCCCCAGTTCCGTACCGCCTTCGTCGCCGGTGGGCTGCTGGCGTTTGCCCTCAGCTTCGACGAGGTCGTGGTGACCATCTTCACGGCACCTCCGGGAGTGGATACGCTTCCGCTCTGGATCATGAATCAGATGGCCCGCCCCAATGAGGCCAGCGTCGTCAACGTCGTTGCCACCGTCATCATCCTTGCGTCGTTCATTCCCGTCTATGTGTCGCAGAGGCTGTCGCGCGCTGAAGACGAAGACTGA
- a CDS encoding HEPN domain-containing protein: MVTNDPLNLDEAGEWAGLWWRPDDPNERVPGVLRYNAAGSLSLSLIGAFEDRVTSNLAPGVTAHHEGTRTWDVIHGAAEQREISLLGCVPTGGSRTMFARVESPDKQTVTVTIAIIGVHVSGEEAPVFSAAEVSIEDLGLWSGSSALEGFLGASGGEIDGTGSISVKPVEAQSVVVDGTDYRLAHTHTLPFFDQRKGGTLGRMRDTTSIRVAPSEPFALSAALKAANLVQDLVALATHRAAGVIWLRLEVAATESVLPNGRPAPRHRAHVLYSPVALGKRDAKAIDPHRMFFTCESLPFKEVMLRWGEAHGRLQAATNMILGLRYAPASFVENNLLTAVGAAEVLHRSLRIDEKPFPKAEFTAMRDAMLEQVPEEHRDRFKGAIRNDPTLQDRLRALAARPGQNAIALLMPDAAQWAKRTTQARNDLAHEGRTPNHSVEELIAIVEVTTAVVILNVLHELGLSAERQRKIVLEHPQLRATSRAAVEWLAVPGRRT; encoded by the coding sequence ATGGTGACAAATGACCCTCTCAACCTCGACGAGGCGGGCGAATGGGCTGGGCTGTGGTGGCGGCCGGACGACCCTAACGAGCGGGTCCCGGGCGTGCTTCGTTACAACGCCGCGGGCAGCCTGTCACTCTCGCTGATCGGTGCGTTCGAGGACCGCGTCACGTCGAACCTTGCTCCCGGGGTGACGGCGCACCACGAGGGGACCCGGACATGGGACGTCATACACGGCGCGGCTGAGCAGCGCGAGATTAGCCTTCTTGGCTGCGTCCCCACCGGCGGGAGTCGGACCATGTTCGCGCGGGTAGAAAGTCCCGATAAGCAGACCGTGACTGTGACGATCGCGATCATTGGCGTGCACGTCAGTGGCGAGGAAGCCCCCGTGTTTTCAGCGGCCGAGGTTTCGATCGAGGACCTCGGACTCTGGTCTGGGTCGTCCGCATTAGAAGGCTTTCTCGGCGCGTCCGGCGGCGAGATCGACGGGACTGGGAGCATCTCGGTCAAGCCGGTTGAAGCGCAATCAGTAGTTGTCGATGGGACCGACTATCGCCTTGCGCACACTCACACGCTGCCCTTCTTCGACCAGCGCAAGGGGGGCACTCTCGGGCGCATGCGAGACACGACCTCCATCCGAGTCGCCCCATCCGAACCGTTCGCCCTGAGCGCCGCCCTGAAGGCGGCAAACTTGGTGCAGGACCTGGTCGCACTGGCGACGCACCGCGCCGCCGGCGTGATCTGGCTCCGACTAGAGGTGGCCGCGACCGAGTCCGTCCTGCCAAACGGTCGCCCAGCACCTCGCCATCGTGCCCACGTGCTCTATTCGCCCGTCGCGCTCGGAAAGCGCGACGCCAAAGCGATTGACCCTCACCGAATGTTCTTCACGTGCGAATCCCTCCCATTCAAGGAAGTGATGCTCCGCTGGGGTGAGGCACACGGTCGCCTGCAGGCGGCGACCAACATGATCCTCGGTCTGCGCTACGCTCCGGCCAGCTTCGTCGAGAACAACCTCCTGACCGCCGTTGGTGCTGCGGAGGTGCTGCACCGCAGCCTCCGCATCGACGAAAAACCGTTCCCCAAGGCGGAGTTCACAGCTATGCGAGACGCGATGCTCGAGCAGGTTCCCGAGGAGCACCGGGATAGATTCAAAGGGGCCATCCGCAACGATCCGACCCTCCAAGACCGTCTTCGTGCCCTTGCTGCGCGCCCCGGCCAGAACGCGATCGCGCTCCTCATGCCGGACGCCGCCCAATGGGCGAAGAGGACGACGCAGGCACGCAACGACCTTGCACACGAGGGCAGAACGCCGAACCATTCCGTCGAAGAGCTGATCGCTATCGTCGAGGTCACCACGGCGGTCGTGATCCTTAACGTGCTGCACGAGCTCGGTCTGTCGGCCGAGCGGCAGCGGAAGATCGTGCTGGAGCACCCTCAGCTGAGGGCGACGTCGCGAGCCGCGGTCGAGTGGCTGGCAGTTCCAGGGCGCCGCACCTGA